The nucleotide sequence GACTAAATTAGTCGTACTTTTGAAACGTCACGAGATTCAATTCTGTTTAATTAACTGTAAAATAAAAAATTGTCTTCGGTCTAATCCATTGATGTCTTAAGGCTTGCTTGGATTGATTTTGAATAGACTGTCTTCCAAAAGCCGACCAAATCGGCTTTTTCAAACGCTCGAAATACGACTAAAAGAGTCTAACTTTAATCATACCTTACGTAACTTTAGAAATTGACTCTTTACGGTGCTTTTTTTTGGATAGTAAATTTAATTTATGCTACGATTAACGAAGAAATTTGAATACGGCTTAATGGCGGTTCGCTATATCGCATCTACCTCAAATGGTGAAACGGCTACCGCAAAAGAGATTTCCGAATACACCGGTGTTTCGTATGAATTGGTTTCAAAAGTACTTCAGCAACTTTCAAAAGCTAGCATTTTGAGTTCCGTTCAAGGGGTCAAGGGTGGTTACCGGCTCAATCGACCAGCAGCCGATATCTCTTTTACCGAAATCGCTGAAGCCATTGAGGAACCGATTGAGCTTATAGAATGCGAGAGCGGCTCCGGTTGCGGCGCAGTATCGCTTTGCACCATAAAGAGACCATTGACACGATTGCAA is from Chloroherpetonaceae bacterium and encodes:
- a CDS encoding Rrf2 family transcriptional regulator, which gives rise to MLRLTKKFEYGLMAVRYIASTSNGETATAKEISEYTGVSYELVSKVLQQLSKASILSSVQGVKGGYRLNRPAADISFTEIAEAIEEPIELIECESGSGCGAVSLCTIKRPLTRLQTRFKEIFDEATVAELL